From Melospiza melodia melodia isolate bMelMel2 chromosome 19, bMelMel2.pri, whole genome shotgun sequence, one genomic window encodes:
- the SLC13A3 gene encoding Na(+)/dicarboxylate cotransporter 3: protein MAALGALVKKAWSVRRFVVLLCAPLALVPILLSLPPKEGRCLYVILLMALYWCTEALPLAVTALLPIVLFPFLGILPSNKVCPQYFLDTNFLFLSGLIMASAIEEWNLHRRIALRVLMLVGVQPARLILGMMLTTSFLSMWLSNTASTAMMLPIANAILKSLFGEKDTSKDMNRENEENQASLQQNKLYTVPTEMQFLASTEDKDLAEEKELSSDALSDLKKEEEYKTNIWKGFLISIPYAASIGGTATLTGTAPNLILLGQLKSYFPECDVVNFGSWFMFAFPLMLIFLLMGWLWISILYGGINLRGWKTKKSNIRVDAEARAKEVIKEDYQKLGPTKFAEQAIFFFFCMFAIMLFSRDPKFIPGWASLFAPGFISDAVTGITIVIILFFFPSQKPSLRWWFDLKAPNTETQPLLTWRKAQETVPWNIILLLGGGFAMAKGCEESGLSVWIGGRLHPLEGVPPPVAVILITVVIALFTEFASNTATIIIFLPVLAELAIRLKVNPLYLMIPGTIGCSYAFMLPVSTPPNSIAFSSGHLMVKDMARTGLLMNLMGVLLLSLAMNTWAKSIFQLGTFPAWANIHAENATSLVTAVENVTLSALNKI from the exons GAAGGAAGATGCCTCTATGTGATCCTGCTGATGGCCCTGTACTGGTGCACCGAGGCcctgcccttggctgtgacagccctgctgcCCATCGTCCTCTTTCCCTTCCTGGGGATCCTCCCATCTAACAAAGTTTGCCCACAATACTTTTTAGACACCAATTTCCTGTTCCTCAGTGGTTTAATCATGGCCTCGGCCATCGAGGAGTGGAATTTACACCGCAGGATTGCCCTCCGGGTGCTCATGCTGGTGGGAGTCCAGCCAGCCAG atTAATCTTAGGGATGATGTTGACAACGTCTTTCCTGTCCATGTGGTTAAGTAacactgcctccactgctatgaTGCTTCCAATTgcaaatgcaattttaaaaagcCTCTTTGGGGAAAAAGACACATCTAAGGATATGAACAGGGAAAATGAAGAAAACCAAG CATCTTTACAACAGAATAAACTTTACACTGTACCAACTGAGATGCAGTTTCTGGCAAGTACTGAGGA CAAAGATCTGGCGGAGGAGAAGGAGCTCTCCAGTGATGCTCTCTCAGACTTAAAGAAGGAGGAGGAATACAAAACAAACATATGGAAAGGTTTCCTCATCTCAATCCCATATGCAGCCAGCATTGGAGGCACAGCAACGCTGACAGGAACTGCACCAAACCTCATTCTTCTGGGACAGCTGAAGAG TTATTTTCCAGAATGTGATGTGGTGAACTTTGGTTCTTGGTTTATGTTTGCATTTCCTTTAATGCTGATTTTTCTTCTCATGGGATGGCTATGGATCTCTATCCTGTATGGAGGAATTAACCTGAG GGGCTGGAAAACAAAAAAGTCAAATATAAGAGTGGATGCAGAAGCCCGAGCCAAGGAGGTGATAAAGGAGGACTACCAGAAACTGGGTCCAACAAA GTTTGCAGAACAGgcaattttcttcttcttctgcatgTTTGCAATCATGCTgttctccagggaccccaaattcaTTCCAGGCTGGGCAAGCCTGTTTGCACCAGG GTTTATCTCAGACGCAGTTACAGGAATCACCATTGTGATTATACTGTTCTTCTTCCCTTCACAAAAACCCTCCCTCAGGTGGTGGTTTGACTTGAAAG CACCAAACACAGAGACCCAGCCCTTGCTGACTTGGAGGAAGGCCCAGGAGACAGTGCCCTGGAACATCATCCTGCTGCTTGGAGGAGGCTTTGCCATGGCCAAGGGCTGTGAG GAGTCTGGCCTGTCTGTGTGGATAGGAGGCCGTCTGCATCCCCTGGAGGGTGTGCCACCTCCCGTGGCTGTCATCCTCATCACGGTTGTCATCGCCTTGTTCACAGAGTTTGCCAGCAACACTGCCACTATCATCATCTTCCTGCCTGTCTTGGCAGAGCTG GCCATTCGTCTGAAAGTGAATCCCCTTTATTTAATGATACCAGGAACTATAGGATGTTCCTATGCATTCATGTTGCCAGTCTCAACACCTCCCAACTCAATTGCCTTTTCCTCTGGACATTTGATGGTCAAGGATATG GCCAGAACTGGGTTGCTCATGAATCTTATGGGAGTTCTCCTTCTTAGCCTGGCTATGAACACATGGGCCAAGAGCATCTTCCAGCTGGGGACCTTCCCTGCATGGGCCAACATCCATGCAGAAAATGCCACCTCACTTGTGACAGCTGTAGAAAATGTCACTTTAAGTGCACTAAATAAAATATGA
- the OCSTAMP gene encoding osteoclast stimulatory transmembrane protein, whose translation MESPWASLGHLTATGMRARVYCEDFLFPKVHRTMAELWGIYSKPVPADSRELWTLFLQCSCITAVIGGLFYNWMFASLEYSWHLSVAMAISLSLLLLLTLFLVHPARCVFTMIMPTLGTKQGRKLLFSTCIMIAVVNITPNIISNMKTILQVIQCICKNSSDSLLNSTTLLQKVSWEFADAVQEATHPIYKPMNGHVRFSLLQNSPLIYQKMHLAGEKISREFLSVEVLVKDSVRAANRLAAGFLMLYLCFESTWYLKNYLTNIRFDNFYITKKLERLAMDRRAAHLLVGSSNKLIRPTGLKLTREEVVLCLVQAMLVTVALMLMLVLVAMDHFAFSVADTAVRKAAQFSVVPVTLSIKYKAEMGIVPFLYKLFWRPPEALLLRDFNKTYHHQLIFSSAQCRISPPGPPSPSVLLVVGLLFCVLYGSALLEPFARRLCRGIAASFFPGREDQRVLHLYGKLARRQGGEQSPAKGARGSQGDGCMAGTTARAPAAGSRVSLSGVREAFGAWEKILKKKPTKP comes from the exons ATGGAGAGTCCTTGGGCAAGTCTGGGGCACCTCACTGCCACTGG GATGAGAGCCCGTGTTTACTGTGAAGACTTTCTGTTCCCAAAGGTGCACAGAACTATGGCGGAGCTGTGGGGGATTTACTCCAAACCTGTCCCAGCAGACAGCAGAGAGCTATGGACCTTGTTCCTGCAGTGCTCCTGCATTACAGCAGTGATAGGAGGCCTCTTTTACAACTGGATGTTTGCTTCCCTGGAGTACTCCTGGCACCTCTCCGTTGCCATGGccatctccctcagcctgctgcttctcctgaCTCTCTTTCTGGTGCATCCTGCCCGTTGTGTCTTCACCATGATCATGCCCACCTTAGGGACCAAGCAGGGCCGGAAGCTTCTCTTCTCCACCTGCATCATGATTGCAGTGGTGAACATAACGCCCAACATCATAAGCAACATGAAAACCATACTGCAGGTCATTCAGTGCATCTGCAAGAACTCCTCTGACAGCCTTCTGAACTCAACTACTCTGCTACAGAAAGTTTCCTGGGAGTTTGCAGATGCAGTCCAAGAAGCCACTCATCCCATTTATAAGCCTATGAATGGACATGTTCGCTTTTCATTGTTGCAGAACAGCCCCTTGATTTACCAAAAAATGCACCTTGCTGGTGAGAAAATTAGCAGAGAGTTCTTGTCTGTTGAGGTACTGGTCAAAGACTCAGTACGAGCAGCCAACAGACTGGCTGCTGGGTTCCTCATGCTCTATCTCTGCTTTGAGTCCACCTGGTATTTGAAAAATTATCTCACCAACATTCGCTTTGACAATTTTTACATCACCAAGAAGCTGGAACGTTTAGCCATGGACAGAAGAGCAGCTCATCTCCTGGTGGGCTCATCAAACAAACTCATCAGACCAACAGGCTTGAAGCTGACCAGGGAAGAGGTGGTGCTGTGCCTCGTGCAGGCCATGCTGGTCACCGTGGCCCTGATGCTGATGCTGGTGCTGGTGGCCATGGACCACTTTGCCTTCAGCGTGGCAGACACGGCGGTGAGAAAGGCAGCGCAGTTCTCTGTGGTGCCTGTCACTCTCAGCATCAAATACAAG GCTGAAATGGGAATCGTGCCCTTTCTATACAAACTTTTCTGGCGTCCTCCTGAGGCCTTGCTGCTCAGGGACTTCAACAAGACCTACCACCACCAGCTGATCTTCAGCTCTGCCCAGTGCAGGATCAGCCCCCCCgggccccccagcccctcagtgCTGCTGGTTGTGGGGCTGCTCTTCTGCGTCCTCTATGGCTCCGCGCTGCTGGAGCCCTTCGCGCGCCGTCTGTGCCGCGGCATCGCCGCCTCCTTCTTCCCGGGCCGCGAGGACCAGAGAGTGCTGCACCTCTACGGGAAGCTGGCCAGGAGGCAGGGcggggagcagagccctgccaAGGGTGCCCGGGGAAGCCAGGGGGATGGCTGCATGGCTGGCACCACAGCACGGGCTCCGGCCGCGGGATCGCGCGTCTCGCTTTCCGGAGTTCGGGAAGCGTTCGGAGCTTgggaaaaaatactaaaaaaaaaaccaacaaagccttaa